In the genome of Streptomyces collinus, one region contains:
- a CDS encoding SPW_0924 family protein, whose product MRALIAAATGLAVAFAVVLTLTALGTPSGGTSPKPLLTTVPAHP is encoded by the coding sequence ATGCGCGCCCTCATCGCCGCCGCCACCGGTCTCGCCGTCGCGTTCGCCGTGGTCCTGACGCTGACCGCCCTCGGCACCCCCTCGGGCGGGACGTCCCCGAAGCCACTGCTGACGACCGTGCCCGCACACCCCTGA
- the polA gene encoding DNA polymerase I, which yields MAETASKTTDQTSGGSRPRLMLMDGHSLAYRAFFALPAENFTTATGQPTNAIYGFASMLANTLRDEAPTHFAVAFDVSRKTWRSQEFTEYKANRSKTPDEFKGQVELIGELLDAMGVSRFAVDGFEADDVIATLATQAEAEGFEVLIVTGDRDSFQLVSEHTTVLYPTKGVSELTRFTPEKVFEKYALTPAQYPDFAALRGDPSDNLPGIPGVGEKTAAKWINQFGSFAELVERVDEVKGKAGQNLRDHLESVKLNRRLTELERRVELPKGVTELERAAYDRKAVAMILDTLEIRNPSLRERLFAVDPGAEEAETTPVSTEGVELDGTVLSTGELPAWLTEHGTQPLGIATVGTWALGTGSVAEVALAAPGGPAAWFDPSQLDEADERAFAAWLADAARPKILHNAKGAMRVFAEHGWSVGGVTMDTALAAYLVKPGRRSFDLDALSLEYLHRELTPAAAADGQLAFGADDGAEAEALMIQARAVLDLGQAFESRLEEVGAADLLRDMELPTSALLARMERHGIAADRPHLEAMEQMFAAAVQQAVKEAHAAAGHEFNLGSPKQLQEVLFGELALPKTKRTKTGYTTDADALAWLAAQTDNELPVIMLRHREQAKLRVTVEGLIKTIAADGRIHTTFNQTVAATGRLSSTDPNLQNIPVRTDEGRAIRRGFVVGEGFESLMTADYSQIELRVMAHLSEDEGLIEAFTSGEDLHTTAASQVFAVEPTAVDAEMRRKIKAMSYGLAYGLSAFGLSQQLNIEAAEARALMDAYFERFGGVRDYLRRAVDEARATGYTATLFGRRRYLPDLNSDNRQRREAAERMALNAPIQGTAADIVKIAMLKVDDALKDAGLASRMLLQVHDEIVLEIAPGERAAAEELVRREMASAVDLRVPLGVSVGAGPDWESAAH from the coding sequence GTGGCAGAGACAGCATCGAAGACGACCGACCAGACCTCCGGCGGCAGCCGGCCGCGACTGATGCTCATGGACGGGCACTCGCTGGCCTACCGCGCGTTCTTCGCGCTGCCCGCGGAGAACTTCACCACCGCGACGGGCCAGCCGACGAACGCGATCTACGGCTTCGCGTCGATGCTCGCCAACACGCTGCGCGACGAGGCGCCCACGCACTTCGCGGTCGCCTTCGACGTCTCCCGCAAGACCTGGCGCTCCCAGGAGTTCACGGAGTACAAGGCGAACCGCTCCAAGACCCCCGACGAGTTCAAGGGCCAGGTCGAGCTGATCGGCGAGCTGCTGGACGCGATGGGCGTCTCCCGCTTCGCGGTGGACGGCTTCGAGGCGGACGACGTCATCGCCACGCTCGCCACCCAGGCCGAGGCCGAGGGCTTCGAGGTCCTGATCGTCACCGGCGACCGCGACTCGTTCCAGCTGGTCAGCGAGCACACCACGGTGCTGTACCCGACCAAGGGCGTCTCCGAGCTGACCCGCTTCACCCCGGAGAAGGTATTCGAGAAGTACGCGTTGACCCCCGCGCAGTACCCCGACTTCGCGGCCCTGCGCGGTGACCCCTCCGACAACCTCCCCGGCATCCCCGGCGTCGGCGAGAAGACCGCCGCGAAGTGGATCAACCAGTTCGGCTCCTTCGCCGAGCTCGTCGAGCGCGTCGACGAGGTCAAGGGCAAGGCCGGCCAGAACCTCCGCGACCACCTGGAATCCGTCAAGCTCAACCGCCGGCTCACCGAGCTGGAGCGCCGGGTCGAGCTCCCCAAGGGCGTCACCGAACTGGAGCGCGCGGCCTACGACCGCAAGGCCGTCGCGATGATCCTGGACACCCTGGAGATCAGGAACCCCTCGCTGCGCGAGCGGCTCTTCGCCGTCGACCCCGGCGCCGAGGAGGCCGAGACCACCCCGGTCAGCACCGAAGGCGTGGAGCTGGACGGCACCGTGCTCTCCACCGGCGAGCTGCCCGCCTGGCTCACCGAGCACGGCACCCAGCCCCTCGGCATCGCCACGGTCGGCACCTGGGCGCTCGGCACCGGCTCGGTCGCCGAGGTCGCCCTCGCCGCCCCCGGCGGACCCGCCGCCTGGTTCGACCCCTCCCAGCTGGACGAGGCCGACGAGCGGGCCTTCGCTGCCTGGCTCGCCGACGCCGCCCGGCCCAAGATCCTCCACAACGCCAAGGGCGCCATGCGCGTCTTCGCCGAGCACGGCTGGAGCGTCGGGGGCGTCACCATGGACACCGCGCTCGCCGCCTACCTGGTCAAGCCGGGCCGCCGCTCCTTCGACCTGGACGCGCTGTCCCTGGAGTATCTGCACCGCGAGCTGACCCCGGCCGCCGCGGCCGACGGCCAGCTCGCCTTCGGGGCCGACGACGGCGCCGAGGCCGAGGCCCTGATGATCCAGGCCCGGGCCGTCCTCGACCTGGGCCAGGCCTTCGAGAGCCGGCTGGAGGAGGTCGGCGCCGCCGACCTGCTGCGCGACATGGAGCTGCCCACGTCCGCGCTGCTCGCCCGCATGGAGCGGCACGGCATCGCGGCCGACCGGCCCCACCTGGAGGCCATGGAGCAGATGTTCGCCGCCGCGGTCCAGCAGGCGGTCAAGGAGGCCCACGCGGCGGCCGGGCACGAGTTCAACCTGGGCTCGCCCAAGCAGCTCCAGGAGGTCCTCTTCGGCGAACTGGCCCTGCCCAAGACCAAGCGGACCAAGACCGGCTACACCACGGACGCCGACGCCCTGGCCTGGCTCGCCGCGCAGACGGACAACGAACTGCCGGTGATCATGCTCCGCCACCGCGAGCAGGCCAAGCTCCGCGTGACCGTCGAGGGCCTGATCAAGACCATCGCAGCGGACGGCCGCATCCACACCACCTTCAACCAGACGGTCGCCGCCACCGGCCGCCTGTCCTCGACCGACCCGAACCTCCAGAACATCCCGGTCCGCACCGACGAGGGCCGGGCGATCCGCCGCGGCTTCGTCGTCGGCGAGGGCTTCGAGTCGCTGATGACGGCCGACTACAGCCAGATCGAGCTGCGTGTGATGGCGCACCTCTCCGAGGACGAGGGCCTGATCGAGGCGTTCACCTCCGGCGAGGACCTGCACACCACGGCCGCCTCCCAGGTCTTCGCGGTCGAGCCGACCGCGGTCGACGCCGAGATGCGCCGCAAGATCAAGGCCATGTCGTACGGCCTGGCCTACGGGCTCTCGGCCTTCGGCCTGTCCCAGCAGCTGAACATCGAGGCGGCGGAGGCCCGCGCCCTGATGGACGCGTACTTCGAGCGGTTCGGCGGCGTACGGGACTATCTGCGCAGGGCGGTCGACGAGGCCCGGGCCACGGGCTACACGGCGACGCTCTTCGGGCGCCGCCGCTACCTCCCCGACCTCAACAGCGACAACCGCCAGCGCCGTGAGGCCGCCGAGCGGATGGCCCTGAACGCGCCCATCCAGGGCACCGCGGCCGACATCGTCAAGATCGCCATGCTCAAGGTCGACGACGCCCTGAAGGACGCCGGCCTCGCCTCCCGCATGCTCCTCCAGGTCCACGACGAAATCGTGCTGGAGATCGCCCCCGGGGAGCGGGCCGCAGCCGAGGAGCTGGTCCGCCGGGAGATGGCGAGCGCTGTCGATCTCCGCGTCCCTCTGGGTGTCTCGGTGGGCGCGGGCCCGGACTGGGAGTCGGCGGCGCACTAG
- the hrpB gene encoding ATP-dependent helicase HrpB: MIRDDALASLPVRGALPALREALDGHGTAVLVAPPGTGKTTLVPLALAGLLGEGPERRVIVAEPRRIAARAAARRMAWLLGEKPGESVGYTVRGERVVGRHTRVEVVTTGVLVQRLQRDQELAGADVVVLDECHERHLDADTAAAFLWDVRQALRPELRLVAASATTDAQGWARLLGGAPVVEAQGTAYPVEAVWAPPVRPVRPPHGMRVDPALLAHVASVVRRALAEREGDVLCFLPGVGEIARVAGQLGGLGDVEVLQVHGRAPAAVQDAVLAPGERRRVVLATSVAESSLTVPGVRVVVDSGLAREPRVDHARGLSALTTVRASQAAGRQRAGRAGREAPGAVYRCWAEAEDARLPRFPSPEIKVADLTAFALQVACWGDPDASGLALLDGPPSGAMAAAREVLAAVGAVDSDGRATERGVRLSRVGVHPRLGRALLDSVPFTGAERAAEVVALLSEEAPREYGDDLAGALRRARRGGDAYSSRWRTEVRRLRAAVSGVSDKAAAEPETPAGLSEEQQAGLVAALAFPERVARADGGSYLMVSGTRAEAGAGSALRGAEWVAVAVADRPVGKGHARVQSGAVVDEDVARLAAGALLDERDEVRWDGGDVVARRVERLGAVELTVRALKDADPTLVRDALLDGLRREGFGLLRWSAEADALRQRLAFLRLHVGAPWPDVSDDALHARVEEWLEPELGRARRRADLARIDAGQALARLLPWASGEAGRLDELAPERMTVPSGSRIRIDYSRPEQPVLAVKLQEMFGLQESPRVAGVPLLVHLLSPAGRPAAVTADLASFWRDGYRGVRAELRGRYPKHPWPEDPAGAEPTRHTNARLRR; the protein is encoded by the coding sequence GTGATCCGTGACGACGCCCTGGCCTCCCTGCCCGTACGCGGTGCCCTGCCCGCCCTGCGCGAAGCCCTCGACGGGCACGGCACCGCCGTCCTCGTGGCGCCGCCCGGCACCGGCAAGACGACCCTGGTGCCTCTGGCGCTGGCGGGGCTGCTCGGGGAGGGGCCCGAGCGGCGGGTGATCGTGGCCGAGCCGCGGCGGATCGCGGCCCGGGCCGCGGCAAGGCGGATGGCGTGGCTGCTGGGCGAGAAGCCCGGCGAGAGCGTCGGCTACACCGTGCGCGGGGAACGGGTCGTCGGGCGGCACACGCGCGTTGAGGTCGTGACGACCGGTGTGCTCGTCCAGCGGCTGCAGCGGGACCAGGAGCTGGCCGGCGCGGACGTGGTGGTGCTGGACGAGTGCCACGAGCGGCACCTGGACGCGGACACGGCGGCGGCCTTCCTCTGGGACGTACGGCAGGCCCTGCGGCCGGAGCTGCGGCTGGTGGCCGCCTCGGCGACGACCGACGCACAGGGGTGGGCGCGGCTGCTGGGCGGGGCCCCGGTGGTCGAGGCGCAGGGCACGGCGTATCCGGTGGAGGCCGTGTGGGCGCCGCCGGTGCGGCCCGTACGCCCGCCGCACGGCATGCGGGTCGATCCGGCGCTGCTGGCGCACGTGGCGTCCGTGGTGCGGCGGGCGCTGGCCGAGCGGGAGGGGGACGTGCTGTGTTTTCTTCCGGGTGTGGGCGAGATCGCCCGGGTCGCCGGGCAGCTCGGCGGGCTCGGTGACGTCGAGGTGCTCCAGGTGCACGGGCGGGCGCCGGCGGCCGTGCAGGACGCGGTGCTGGCGCCCGGGGAGCGGCGGCGGGTCGTGCTGGCCACGTCCGTCGCGGAGTCGTCGCTGACGGTCCCGGGGGTCCGGGTCGTCGTGGATTCCGGGCTGGCGCGCGAGCCGCGGGTGGACCACGCGCGCGGGCTGAGCGCGCTGACGACGGTGCGGGCGTCGCAGGCGGCCGGGCGGCAGCGGGCGGGGCGGGCCGGGCGTGAGGCGCCGGGGGCGGTGTACCGCTGCTGGGCGGAGGCCGAGGATGCCCGTCTGCCGCGGTTTCCGTCGCCGGAGATCAAGGTGGCCGACCTGACGGCGTTCGCGCTCCAGGTGGCGTGCTGGGGGGATCCGGACGCGTCGGGTCTGGCGCTGCTGGACGGGCCGCCGAGTGGGGCGATGGCGGCGGCGCGGGAGGTCTTGGCGGCGGTGGGGGCGGTGGACTCCGACGGGCGGGCCACTGAGCGGGGAGTCCGGCTGAGCCGGGTGGGCGTGCACCCCCGGCTGGGGCGGGCACTGCTCGACTCCGTCCCGTTCACGGGGGCCGAGAGGGCTGCCGAGGTCGTGGCGCTGTTGAGCGAGGAGGCTCCGCGGGAGTACGGCGATGATCTGGCCGGTGCGCTGCGTCGTGCTCGGCGTGGGGGTGACGCCTATTCCTCACGGTGGCGGACGGAGGTTCGGCGGCTGCGGGCCGCCGTTTCCGGTGTGTCCGACAAGGCGGCGGCAGAACCGGAGACGCCGGCGGGTCTCTCCGAGGAGCAGCAGGCCGGCCTCGTCGCCGCTCTCGCCTTTCCCGAGCGGGTCGCCAGGGCCGACGGCGGGTCGTATCTCATGGTGTCCGGGACGCGGGCGGAGGCCGGCGCGGGGAGTGCGCTGCGCGGGGCGGAGTGGGTGGCCGTCGCCGTGGCGGACCGGCCCGTGGGCAAGGGGCACGCGCGCGTGCAGTCGGGGGCGGTCGTGGACGAGGACGTGGCCCGGCTCGCCGCGGGCGCGCTGCTCGACGAGCGGGACGAGGTCCGGTGGGACGGCGGCGATGTGGTCGCGCGGAGGGTGGAGCGGCTGGGAGCCGTGGAGCTGACGGTGCGGGCGCTGAAGGACGCCGACCCCACGCTGGTGCGCGACGCGTTGCTCGACGGGCTGCGGCGGGAGGGGTTCGGGCTGTTGCGGTGGTCGGCGGAGGCCGATGCCCTGCGGCAGCGGCTGGCGTTCCTGCGGCTCCATGTCGGTGCGCCCTGGCCGGACGTGTCCGACGACGCGCTGCACGCGCGCGTGGAGGAGTGGCTGGAGCCGGAGCTCGGCCGGGCGCGGCGGCGGGCCGATCTGGCGCGGATCGACGCCGGGCAGGCGCTCGCCCGGCTGCTGCCCTGGGCCTCCGGTGAGGCGGGGCGGCTCGACGAGCTGGCCCCGGAGCGGATGACGGTGCCGAGCGGTTCGAGGATCCGGATCGACTACTCCCGGCCCGAGCAGCCCGTGCTGGCGGTGAAGCTGCAGGAGATGTTCGGGCTCCAGGAGTCGCCGCGGGTAGCCGGGGTGCCGCTGCTCGTGCACCTGCTGTCCCCGGCCGGGCGCCCGGCCGCCGTCACCGCCGATCTCGCGTCGTTCTGGCGTGACGGCTACAGAGGCGTACGGGCGGAGCTGCGGGGGCGGTATCCGAAGCATCCGTGGCCCGAGGACCCGGCGGGTGCCGAGCCGACCCGGCACACCAACGCGCGGCTCAGGCGCTGA
- a CDS encoding lytic transglycosylase domain-containing protein codes for MAAQFGRRLRKGAATTAVAAVAVAALSASQAPGVNDHGRQTAADATPSPEASASDGSATGNSPYYTDLPPLKSPNPSPSTGPGPGGTGATEAGIPATVLDAYKKAETTLREAKPGCNLPWQLLAAIGRVESGQARGGQVRADGTTIKPILGPQLDGNGFALIKDTDDGAYDGNSSYDQAVGPMQFIPSTWAWAGRDGNGDGKKDPNNIYDAALAAGHYLCRNNWDLSQQDDLDRAILSYNQSREYLNLVMRWLEYYRKGTHEVPDGTGTLPGNRSDDGAGASPTPTTPGSTPGTTPPGSPTPGPDRPKPGKPGKPGGGTPAPKPPTTPPTTPPGTPSTPPTTTPTPTDTVDHLEDAGTAKLTAMAGDTFGKRISTRAETEAGKAVAKVRVRFTIVGDTDTTFTGGESVATVATNSSGVAVAPALQAGEKTGAVTVRATVVGRTVPGLDYKATVTERAADTLARTDDAALTCAPGGEFATQVEVKATYNGAVADGVAATATLITSADDATANDKGPYFKDADGKTVRTLTGLKTDAKGLLKLPKLYADDTTGNFLLRITTAGGATLTVELAVAAAETSSPSASASPSA; via the coding sequence ATGGCGGCGCAATTCGGCAGGAGGCTGCGCAAGGGGGCGGCGACCACCGCCGTGGCCGCGGTGGCGGTCGCGGCCCTGTCCGCCTCCCAGGCTCCGGGTGTCAACGACCACGGCAGACAGACCGCCGCCGACGCCACCCCCTCACCCGAAGCGAGTGCCTCCGACGGCAGCGCCACCGGCAACTCGCCGTACTACACGGATCTGCCTCCGCTCAAGAGCCCGAACCCGTCACCCTCCACGGGCCCCGGCCCGGGCGGCACGGGCGCCACGGAAGCCGGCATCCCCGCGACCGTCCTCGACGCCTACAAGAAGGCCGAGACCACGCTGCGCGAGGCCAAGCCCGGCTGCAACCTGCCCTGGCAACTCCTCGCGGCCATAGGCCGGGTGGAGTCGGGACAGGCCCGCGGCGGCCAGGTCAGGGCCGACGGCACCACCATCAAGCCGATCCTGGGCCCGCAGCTCGACGGCAACGGCTTCGCCCTCATCAAGGACACCGACGACGGCGCGTACGACGGCAACAGCTCCTACGACCAGGCCGTCGGTCCCATGCAGTTCATCCCCTCCACCTGGGCCTGGGCCGGCCGCGACGGCAACGGCGACGGCAAGAAGGACCCCAACAACATCTACGACGCCGCGCTCGCCGCCGGCCACTACCTGTGCCGCAACAACTGGGACCTGTCCCAGCAGGACGACCTCGACCGGGCGATCCTCAGCTACAACCAGTCGCGGGAATACCTGAACCTCGTCATGAGGTGGCTGGAGTACTACCGCAAGGGCACCCATGAGGTCCCGGACGGCACCGGCACACTGCCCGGCAACCGCAGCGACGACGGCGCGGGTGCGAGCCCCACGCCCACCACACCGGGCAGCACACCGGGCACCACCCCGCCCGGCAGCCCGACGCCCGGGCCCGACCGCCCCAAGCCGGGCAAGCCCGGGAAGCCCGGCGGCGGTACGCCGGCCCCGAAGCCGCCCACCACCCCGCCCACCACCCCGCCCGGCACGCCGTCCACGCCGCCCACGACGACTCCCACCCCCACCGACACGGTGGACCACCTGGAGGACGCCGGAACCGCGAAGCTCACCGCCATGGCCGGCGACACGTTCGGCAAGCGGATCAGCACCCGCGCCGAGACGGAGGCCGGCAAGGCCGTCGCCAAGGTCAGGGTCCGCTTCACCATCGTCGGCGACACGGACACCACCTTCACCGGCGGTGAGAGCGTGGCCACGGTCGCCACCAACAGCTCCGGTGTGGCCGTGGCGCCCGCCCTCCAGGCGGGGGAGAAGACCGGCGCCGTCACCGTCCGCGCCACCGTGGTGGGCCGTACCGTCCCGGGCCTGGACTACAAGGCCACCGTCACCGAGCGCGCCGCGGACACCCTCGCCCGCACCGATGACGCCGCACTGACCTGCGCCCCGGGCGGCGAGTTCGCGACCCAGGTCGAGGTGAAGGCCACGTACAACGGCGCCGTCGCCGACGGTGTCGCGGCCACCGCCACACTGATCACCTCGGCGGACGACGCTACCGCCAACGACAAGGGCCCCTACTTCAAGGACGCCGACGGCAAGACCGTCCGCACCCTCACGGGCCTGAAGACGGACGCGAAGGGCCTGCTGAAACTGCCGAAGCTGTACGCGGACGACACGACCGGCAACTTCCTGCTCCGCATCACCACGGCCGGCGGAGCGACGCTCACCGTCGAACTGGCCGTGGCGGCGGCCGAGACGTCCTCGCCGAGCGCTTCGGCGAGTCCGAGCGCGTAG
- a CDS encoding DUF3068 domain-containing protein: protein MRRKAGLVLLALAVFFAALSPLLRWYAFPRLAKVPANQYQDMVLEAKDATLLDYGTMRAKKVPKVTIVQTLKGNVEASERIEESAGRDVVVWDGLSYVVGPDGKMVSKIPERYIFDAHTQEPVHATGEMVDGDPVRRTGIEFKWPFLTEKRAYEYFDAQARVTAPITYEGTRDFRGLEVYYFEQTIPWTKVKIPKTLPVEGLAPEAVAQTGTTRWYTTVRKFWVEPLTGAPVYGEEIHKEELRGGTLLGDRDKVTAFAGHVKMREDYITHTVDLVKSQRLLVLLMTSYLPWGFLTLGVLLLALALYLEARSRRPSGPAPTAAEEPSSVSA from the coding sequence ATGCGCCGCAAGGCCGGCCTGGTCCTGCTCGCCCTCGCCGTGTTCTTCGCGGCCCTGTCCCCGCTGCTGCGCTGGTACGCCTTCCCGCGCCTCGCCAAGGTCCCCGCGAACCAGTACCAGGACATGGTCCTGGAGGCGAAGGACGCCACCCTCCTCGACTACGGCACCATGCGGGCGAAGAAGGTCCCCAAGGTCACCATCGTCCAGACCCTCAAGGGCAACGTTGAAGCCTCCGAGCGGATCGAGGAGTCGGCCGGGCGGGACGTCGTCGTCTGGGACGGCCTGTCCTACGTCGTCGGCCCCGACGGCAAGATGGTCTCCAAGATCCCCGAGCGCTACATCTTCGACGCCCACACCCAGGAACCCGTCCACGCCACCGGCGAAATGGTCGACGGCGACCCGGTGCGCCGCACGGGCATCGAGTTCAAGTGGCCCTTCCTGACGGAGAAGCGGGCCTACGAGTACTTCGACGCCCAGGCCCGCGTCACCGCCCCCATCACCTACGAGGGCACCCGGGACTTCCGCGGTCTGGAGGTCTACTACTTCGAGCAGACCATCCCCTGGACCAAGGTGAAGATCCCGAAGACCCTGCCCGTCGAGGGCCTCGCCCCCGAGGCGGTGGCACAGACCGGCACGACCCGCTGGTACACCACGGTCCGCAAGTTCTGGGTCGAACCCCTCACCGGAGCCCCCGTGTACGGAGAGGAGATCCACAAGGAGGAACTGCGCGGCGGCACCCTCCTCGGCGACCGCGACAAGGTGACCGCGTTCGCCGGCCACGTGAAGATGCGCGAGGACTACATCACGCACACCGTCGACCTGGTGAAGTCCCAGCGCCTGCTCGTCCTGCTGATGACGTCCTACCTGCCCTGGGGCTTCCTGACCCTCGGAGTCCTCCTGCTGGCCCTCGCGCTGTACCTGGAGGCGCGCAGCCGCCGCCCCTCGGGCCCGGCACCCACGGCGGCCGAGGAACCGTCGTCGGTCAGCGCCTGA
- a CDS encoding DUF4184 family protein, producing the protein MPFTLSHAAAVLPAVRTDGTGRGRLVPAVLVAGSFAPDMTYYAASVLSGAMEFGDVTHALPGVFTVDVLIAWALVGLWLLMREPLVALLPRARQGRVAALLRCGAPRERVRSSLVARWYVSAVLGALTHVVWDAFTHLDRWGMRLFPVLGREVAGSPLYWYLQYGGSAVAAVVIAVFVARALRRTPVREPVGVPLLAVRDRWAAAALIGGFALVGAVQRASRWWAYWGSAAKPWEIIPTVCFGAGAGLVPALLLYAVGVRARRPVPVPTGPAPAAETQPSRPAAR; encoded by the coding sequence TTGCCGTTCACGCTGAGCCATGCGGCAGCCGTGCTGCCCGCCGTACGCACCGACGGCACCGGCCGGGGCCGGCTGGTGCCCGCCGTGCTCGTGGCGGGTTCCTTCGCGCCCGACATGACCTACTACGCGGCGAGTGTGCTGTCCGGGGCGATGGAGTTCGGTGACGTCACGCACGCTCTCCCGGGGGTCTTCACGGTCGATGTGCTCATCGCCTGGGCGCTGGTGGGGCTGTGGCTGCTGATGCGCGAGCCGCTCGTCGCGCTGCTGCCGCGGGCCCGGCAGGGGCGGGTGGCGGCCCTGCTGCGGTGCGGGGCGCCGCGCGAGCGGGTGCGGTCGTCGCTGGTGGCGCGGTGGTACGTGTCCGCGGTGCTCGGTGCGCTGACCCATGTGGTGTGGGACGCGTTCACGCATCTCGACCGGTGGGGCATGCGGCTGTTTCCGGTGCTGGGCCGGGAGGTGGCGGGCTCGCCGCTGTACTGGTATTTGCAGTACGGCGGTTCGGCGGTGGCCGCGGTCGTGATCGCCGTGTTCGTGGCGCGTGCGCTGCGGCGGACGCCCGTACGCGAACCGGTGGGGGTCCCCCTCCTCGCGGTACGGGACCGGTGGGCGGCCGCTGCCCTGATCGGCGGCTTCGCGCTGGTGGGGGCGGTGCAGCGGGCATCGCGGTGGTGGGCCTACTGGGGCTCGGCCGCGAAGCCGTGGGAGATCATTCCGACGGTGTGCTTCGGCGCGGGCGCGGGGCTCGTCCCGGCGCTGCTGCTCTACGCCGTGGGGGTCAGGGCGCGGCGTCCGGTTCCGGTCCCCACCGGTCCTGCCCCTGCCGCCGAGACGCAGCCGAGCCGCCCGGCCGCCCGCTGA